One part of the Microbulbifer sp. THAF38 genome encodes these proteins:
- a CDS encoding AraC family transcriptional regulator, translated as MKYQSVLEQVSTQQIIAVFDLISDIIFWVKDESGYVVHCNREFIEHVGCRSLHQVVGRSDMDFSPSYLAKNYIRDDKRVMSGETITDRLELNIGKTGELVWFTTSKRPLKSANGEIIGTYGVARDLKETVKTLSRMDKLKRPVEYIKNNYSQPIAVEDLAEVASLSVSALERRFKKYLDKTPMQFVREVRLENSRRMLVETQSPISEIAYRVGFTSHSYFSRHFKGMFGQLPANYRSEVQSNI; from the coding sequence ATGAAGTATCAATCAGTCTTGGAACAGGTCTCTACGCAGCAGATCATTGCGGTGTTTGACCTTATATCAGATATTATTTTCTGGGTAAAAGATGAATCCGGCTATGTGGTGCATTGTAACCGGGAATTTATTGAGCATGTCGGTTGCAGGTCATTACATCAGGTAGTTGGCCGTTCAGATATGGATTTTTCTCCTTCTTATCTCGCTAAAAACTATATACGTGACGACAAAAGGGTGATGTCAGGAGAGACGATTACAGATCGTCTGGAATTAAATATTGGTAAAACAGGTGAGTTAGTTTGGTTTACGACATCAAAGCGCCCATTGAAGAGTGCCAATGGAGAAATCATAGGAACCTATGGTGTAGCTCGAGACCTTAAAGAGACGGTTAAGACTCTCTCTAGAATGGATAAACTTAAAAGGCCAGTTGAATACATAAAAAATAACTATAGTCAGCCAATTGCGGTTGAAGATTTGGCAGAGGTTGCGAGTTTATCGGTTAGTGCATTAGAGCGGCGTTTCAAAAAATATCTGGATAAAACACCCATGCAATTCGTACGGGAAGTCAGATTAGAGAACTCTCGTCGTATGTTGGTGGAAACACAAAGCCCAATATCTGAAATTGCTTATCGGGTTGGCTTTACATCTCATAGTTACTTCAGTAGACACTTCAAAGGCATGTTTGGACAGCTTCCAGCAAATTATCGCAGTGAAGTTCAGTCGAATATATAA
- a CDS encoding TonB-dependent receptor codes for MKKNSRKRVNTWSRGFTQKSMVTAISLVVSSMAIAEDTSDSDERIEEVQVIGILESATKNLEIKRDSLAVVDAITAEDIGKFPDKNVADSLQRVPGVTIDRSGGEGSTVSIRGTSSEWTLTQLNGNYIATSGSGAPSRNFNYLLLPSSMISRAEVYKSPETRIDEGGVGGTVILHSHKPLELDAGQGVITTEATYSDTTEEWDPQYNAFYSWKNESETFGILVGYTSQDRGVTGVTNYASGWRLHSDTDENADLSALVDQTTEEVFNNVWAPTQVSIHNSKEDRTRDGYQLAAQWRPTERLEFGFAYFGSKLGYDTNTQSLTFAEWNDHDDAYYGIEVDGDTVVTYGFNDNGDLNENNWGDGDVNGGVDLYRGLMSPQLTGYTRKGESESNTYDFEVIYEGDFYTAAINVGHTEAEGGTSELTYANMDARYGSVDSWLWSIADGKPSYEVSTDLTKDTEAYPYYDWFGSDATENSDEESYYQLDLAFDTNWGIVNKFYVGTKYRDHEARSYRDIYRWDDETDDNGGYRGWLPGDQWFHNPDYHPDTSTLISDKVVDNSAGNTGAIDYLAFDTDALMDYVRGNFNLTVMPVLSGTYTIDEEIFSTYAQADFIWRDFRGNLGVRYVSTKLSTETYDDITGMESDEVIANSRSNTTKEFLPSLNVAWDLTDDLVIRFTASKAMSRVSYAYLGQAETYGPPVHIISPDEWTGRGSGTFANTDLEAMISKQLDLGLEWYYADGSALGVTLFGKDIDNLPIQVTEIVEREHDCCNGPIEVEMKGQIGGGNATSRGVELFAQHAFESGFGFMANYTFTDTGTSTIILANASIEAEIPGTARHQYNLSAFYENENFGARVSYNWVDDRVTSLHRGYAVYDKDYGQLDLNATYTFTDNFNISASIINLTEEVAEGYWKQENRMTYNNYSGRRFYIGANYKF; via the coding sequence ATGAAGAAGAATAGCCGAAAAAGGGTTAATACCTGGAGCAGAGGTTTCACGCAGAAGTCTATGGTTACTGCTATCTCGCTGGTCGTAAGTAGTATGGCGATCGCGGAAGATACTTCGGACTCTGATGAGAGAATTGAAGAAGTTCAAGTCATTGGAATTCTTGAGAGTGCTACCAAAAACCTTGAAATCAAACGGGATTCCCTTGCTGTAGTAGATGCTATTACTGCAGAAGATATTGGTAAGTTCCCCGATAAAAATGTAGCTGATTCTCTCCAGCGCGTGCCTGGTGTCACTATTGATCGCAGTGGTGGTGAAGGTAGCACGGTTAGTATTCGGGGAACCAGCTCAGAGTGGACTCTCACCCAGTTAAATGGAAATTACATTGCTACTTCCGGTAGTGGAGCTCCCTCTAGAAATTTTAACTACTTATTACTTCCCTCCAGTATGATCAGTAGGGCAGAGGTTTATAAAAGCCCCGAGACAAGAATTGATGAAGGTGGTGTCGGTGGTACCGTTATCCTACATAGCCACAAACCTCTTGAACTTGATGCTGGACAAGGTGTAATTACCACAGAGGCGACTTATTCAGATACTACCGAAGAGTGGGACCCACAATATAATGCTTTCTACTCCTGGAAAAATGAGAGCGAAACTTTTGGTATTTTAGTGGGGTACACCAGCCAGGACCGTGGCGTAACCGGAGTTACCAATTATGCAAGTGGCTGGCGTTTGCACTCAGATACTGATGAAAATGCAGATTTGTCAGCTCTTGTTGATCAGACCACAGAAGAAGTTTTCAACAATGTGTGGGCGCCCACGCAGGTAAGTATTCACAACTCTAAGGAAGACCGAACCCGTGATGGATACCAGCTTGCCGCACAGTGGCGACCCACTGAACGCCTGGAATTTGGTTTTGCTTATTTCGGTTCCAAGCTTGGCTATGACACTAATACTCAAAGCCTGACATTTGCGGAATGGAATGATCATGACGATGCATACTATGGCATTGAAGTGGATGGAGATACAGTCGTCACCTATGGTTTTAACGACAATGGTGACCTTAATGAAAATAACTGGGGCGATGGAGATGTCAATGGCGGTGTAGACCTATACCGTGGTTTGATGTCTCCCCAGTTGACAGGCTATACCCGCAAGGGTGAATCGGAATCTAATACCTATGATTTTGAAGTTATCTATGAAGGGGATTTTTATACCGCGGCTATAAATGTTGGGCATACAGAAGCAGAGGGGGGAACTTCTGAACTCACATACGCTAATATGGATGCTCGTTATGGTTCAGTGGATAGCTGGCTTTGGTCAATTGCAGATGGTAAGCCGAGTTATGAAGTTTCCACAGATCTTACAAAAGATACTGAAGCTTATCCTTATTATGACTGGTTTGGCTCAGATGCTACGGAAAATAGCGATGAAGAGAGTTACTATCAGCTAGATTTGGCATTTGATACTAACTGGGGAATTGTTAATAAGTTTTATGTGGGCACAAAGTATAGGGATCATGAGGCTAGATCCTATAGAGATATCTATCGCTGGGATGACGAGACTGATGATAATGGCGGTTACCGAGGTTGGTTACCTGGCGATCAATGGTTCCACAATCCTGATTACCACCCAGATACTTCAACTCTAATTAGCGATAAGGTAGTTGATAATAGTGCTGGTAATACAGGTGCCATTGATTATCTGGCATTTGATACCGATGCCTTGATGGACTATGTGCGTGGAAACTTCAACCTCACTGTTATGCCAGTACTATCTGGCACTTATACAATTGATGAAGAAATATTCTCTACCTATGCCCAAGCTGATTTTATATGGCGAGACTTCCGCGGAAACTTGGGGGTTCGCTATGTCAGCACAAAATTATCTACTGAAACGTATGATGATATTACTGGAATGGAATCGGATGAAGTTATTGCTAACTCCCGCAGTAATACCACAAAAGAATTTTTGCCAAGTTTGAATGTTGCCTGGGATCTAACTGATGATCTGGTAATACGATTTACAGCCTCTAAAGCCATGTCAAGGGTGAGTTATGCTTATCTGGGGCAGGCTGAAACTTATGGTCCACCAGTTCATATTATTTCTCCGGATGAGTGGACGGGGCGAGGAAGTGGCACCTTTGCCAATACGGATCTGGAGGCCATGATCTCCAAGCAGTTGGACCTGGGCCTAGAGTGGTATTACGCCGATGGTTCTGCATTGGGTGTAACTTTATTTGGCAAGGATATTGACAATCTGCCAATCCAAGTAACTGAAATTGTTGAGCGTGAGCACGATTGTTGTAATGGCCCTATTGAAGTGGAAATGAAGGGGCAGATAGGAGGAGGAAACGCAACTTCTAGAGGGGTGGAGTTGTTTGCCCAGCATGCTTTCGAAAGTGGCTTCGGTTTTATGGCCAACTATACATTCACCGATACCGGCACTTCCACCATCATTCTTGCTAATGCGTCAATCGAAGCTGAGATACCTGGTACCGCGAGACACCAATATAATTTATCTGCATTTTATGAGAATGAAAATTTCGGTGCTCGTGTCTCCTATAATTGGGTGGATGACAGGGTTACAAGTTTGCATCGTGGGTATGCGGTATACGATAAGGACTACGGACAGTTGGATCTGAATGCAACCTATACCTTCACTGATAACTTTAATATCTCTGCCTCTATTATCAATTTAACTGAAGAAGTGGCGGAGGGATATTGGAAACAGGAAAATCGGATGACATACAACAACTACTCTGGGCGCCGATTTTATATTGGTGCAAACTATAAATTCTAA
- a CDS encoding glycosyl hydrolase family 18 protein has translation MKQPTLRAMQAACATFLFQAGAYAGIEVVSSGVCPSDATKVSYSEALNYPDEFCGLLNSGDLVGLSGGASIEHLGDNCQLTDNESRQMSKTLCKSEPSAPHVVSGSSCSSDADPVTYLEAQIYKDELCSVLGDWEIASLAGNASMDGSGYGCGSRKNEIRQLGSTLCKSDIPQESGSAPKVAYVEVNSNNLGNAGCFTESDGSQLFDIAVIFAANINYDGQKAVLHFNDQVSDLLNNNLSTVQDLQDKGTKVVLSVLGNHQNAGWSCFANEQSADDFAQQLKDAVDQYGLDGIDIDDEYSQCSQTYSDSLVKVTSALREKMPNKIISKALWSDTDTFQAEWNGKKLGDQLTYGWEMSYWLGSSCTSRVQKYLNLGVDRSKLGVGASTVLNSDSTASALASCNENNNLGGGTMIFNVTKDSSSYLSTVWPGTSEIPNCLK, from the coding sequence ATGAAACAACCAACACTTAGAGCAATGCAAGCTGCTTGTGCCACCTTTTTATTTCAGGCTGGTGCCTACGCAGGTATTGAAGTGGTCAGTTCAGGCGTATGTCCTTCTGATGCTACCAAAGTAAGCTATTCTGAAGCGCTTAATTATCCTGATGAATTTTGTGGTCTTCTCAATAGTGGTGATCTTGTCGGTCTATCAGGAGGGGCTTCAATAGAGCACCTGGGTGACAATTGCCAATTGACGGACAATGAAAGTCGACAAATGTCCAAGACATTATGTAAGTCTGAACCTTCAGCACCACATGTTGTTAGTGGAAGCAGTTGTTCGTCCGATGCAGACCCGGTTACCTATCTTGAGGCACAAATTTATAAAGATGAGCTGTGCTCTGTTCTGGGAGATTGGGAAATTGCAAGCCTTGCCGGTAATGCCTCCATGGATGGCAGTGGCTATGGGTGTGGTTCACGCAAGAATGAAATACGTCAGCTGGGCTCCACCCTGTGTAAATCTGATATTCCTCAAGAAAGTGGATCTGCTCCCAAAGTTGCTTACGTAGAAGTTAATAGTAATAACCTGGGCAATGCAGGCTGCTTTACAGAGAGTGATGGCAGCCAGTTGTTTGATATAGCTGTGATCTTCGCGGCAAATATTAATTATGATGGTCAGAAAGCTGTACTGCATTTTAATGACCAAGTGTCGGACTTGCTCAATAACAATTTGAGTACAGTGCAAGACTTGCAAGACAAGGGTACGAAAGTAGTACTCAGCGTTCTCGGAAATCACCAAAATGCAGGTTGGTCTTGTTTTGCCAATGAGCAATCCGCAGATGACTTTGCTCAGCAGCTGAAAGATGCAGTCGATCAATATGGTCTGGATGGTATTGATATTGATGATGAGTACTCACAGTGCAGCCAAACCTATTCTGACTCCCTGGTAAAAGTGACTAGTGCATTGCGAGAGAAAATGCCAAATAAAATCATTTCCAAAGCACTTTGGAGTGATACCGATACTTTTCAGGCTGAATGGAACGGCAAGAAACTGGGCGATCAACTCACTTATGGCTGGGAGATGAGCTACTGGTTGGGCTCAAGCTGCACCTCACGAGTTCAGAAGTACCTAAACTTGGGGGTCGATAGATCCAAGTTGGGTGTTGGCGCTTCTACTGTGTTGAATAGCGATTCCACTGCAAGTGCATTAGCTTCCTGTAATGAAAATAATAATCTGGGTGGCGGCACTATGATTTTTAATGTGACTAAAGATTCTAGTAGCTACCTTTCTACAGTGTGGCCAGGTACTTCAGAGATCCCGAATTGCCTTAAGTAG